Proteins encoded together in one Sphingomonas radiodurans window:
- a CDS encoding glutathionylspermidine synthase family protein encodes MRRLTIDPRADWRAKADAIGFVYADTDGAAYWDESAAYAFTLREIDEDIEPVAAELHAMCLDLVDAAARDAALLTQLAIPAAQHDLVAESWRTRQPSLYGRFDLAYDGQSPAKLYEYNADTPTSVFECATFQWLWLEELIASGALPADTDQFNSLFDKLRERFATIFPNGGFVHFAGDASAVEDRQTVRFFEDLATQAGIEAKYVEMREIGLNATGRFVDADNFELQAAFKLYPWEIMFREPYAANLATAGVQWIEPAWKAILSNKGLLPLLWARHPGHPNLLPAFFDEEPEAATLGDSFVRKPLFSREGADVAITRDGVAEPVLEAGYGAEGFIRQAYHPAPLFDGRHAVVGAWIVGDEAAGIGIREDDALVTRNAARFVPHYIGG; translated from the coding sequence GTGCGCCGCCTCACGATCGATCCCCGCGCCGACTGGCGCGCCAAGGCCGACGCCATCGGCTTCGTCTATGCGGACACCGATGGGGCGGCCTATTGGGACGAGAGCGCGGCCTATGCCTTTACGCTGCGCGAGATCGATGAGGATATCGAGCCGGTCGCTGCCGAGCTGCACGCGATGTGCCTCGATCTGGTCGATGCGGCGGCGCGCGATGCTGCGTTGCTGACGCAGCTCGCGATCCCGGCGGCACAGCATGATCTGGTGGCGGAGAGCTGGCGGACACGGCAGCCGTCGCTCTACGGCCGGTTCGATCTTGCTTATGACGGGCAGTCGCCGGCCAAGCTGTACGAATATAACGCCGATACGCCGACATCGGTGTTCGAGTGCGCGACCTTTCAGTGGTTGTGGCTGGAAGAGCTGATCGCGAGCGGTGCGCTGCCGGCCGATACCGACCAGTTCAACAGCCTGTTCGACAAGCTTCGCGAACGCTTCGCGACGATCTTCCCCAACGGCGGCTTCGTGCATTTCGCGGGCGATGCGAGCGCGGTCGAGGATCGCCAGACAGTGCGGTTCTTCGAGGATCTTGCGACGCAGGCCGGGATCGAGGCCAAATATGTCGAAATGCGCGAGATCGGGCTGAACGCTACTGGCCGCTTCGTCGACGCCGACAATTTCGAGCTGCAGGCGGCGTTCAAGCTGTATCCGTGGGAAATCATGTTCCGCGAGCCTTATGCGGCGAACCTCGCCACCGCGGGCGTGCAGTGGATCGAGCCGGCGTGGAAGGCGATCCTGTCGAACAAGGGCCTGCTGCCGTTGCTCTGGGCGCGCCATCCGGGGCACCCGAACCTGCTGCCGGCGTTCTTCGACGAGGAGCCCGAAGCCGCGACGCTGGGCGACAGCTTCGTGCGCAAGCCGCTGTTCTCGCGTGAAGGTGCCGATGTCGCGATCACGCGTGACGGCGTTGCCGAGCCGGTGCTCGAGGCAGGCTATGGCGCGGAGGGGTTCATCCGGCAGGCGTATCACCCGGCGCCGTTGTTCGACGGCCGCCACGCCGTCGTGGGTGCGTGGATCGTCGGCGATGAGGCGGCAGGCATCGGCATCCGCGAGGACGATGCGTTGGTGACGCGCAACGCCGCGCGGTTCGTGCCGCATTATATCGGGGGCTGA
- a CDS encoding PspA/IM30 family protein, which yields MAIWSKIFTLGRAGANEAATAVVDANALRILDQEIRDADKAQGKARDDLAGLVARRRILETEVESYRAQAAKYETSARIAVEKGDMDLARQVAQRVADLEQDIAMKAPQIAEMRAAEENIHKAVAGTDRKIEQLRREVEVVKVNESVQRAQATVASSAAGSSIGSAAQSLARIRERQAIRGETIRAAGELEDRRTGADLDEKLRLAGILPGQSSADDVLARLTAPKPTLQIEQRDDTKRDD from the coding sequence ATGGCAATCTGGAGCAAGATCTTCACGCTCGGCCGCGCCGGCGCGAACGAAGCGGCGACCGCGGTGGTGGATGCCAATGCACTGCGCATCCTCGACCAGGAAATCCGTGACGCGGACAAGGCGCAGGGCAAGGCGCGCGACGATCTCGCCGGGCTGGTGGCGCGGCGCCGCATCCTCGAAACCGAGGTCGAGAGCTATCGCGCGCAGGCGGCGAAGTACGAGACGTCGGCGCGGATCGCGGTGGAGAAGGGCGATATGGATCTCGCGCGCCAGGTGGCGCAGCGTGTCGCCGATCTCGAGCAGGACATTGCGATGAAGGCACCGCAGATCGCAGAAATGCGCGCCGCGGAGGAGAATATCCACAAGGCGGTGGCGGGCACCGATCGCAAGATCGAGCAGCTGCGCCGCGAGGTGGAAGTGGTGAAGGTGAACGAATCGGTGCAGCGCGCGCAGGCGACCGTCGCGTCGAGCGCCGCCGGTTCGTCGATCGGCTCGGCGGCGCAGAGCCTTGCGCGCATCCGCGAGCGCCAGGCGATCCGCGGCGAGACGATCCGCGCGGCGGGCGAGCTCGAAGATCGCCGCACCGGCGCCGATCTCGACGAGAAGCTGCGGCTGGCGGGCATCCTGCCGGGGCAATCCTCGGCTGACGACGTGCTTGCGCGGCTGACGGCGCCCAAGCCGACGCTGCAGATCGAGCAGCGCGACGATACCAAGCGCGACGACTGA
- a CDS encoding YjfI family protein → MTEIAWTVRTLKAALDDSEPVRAGEFGLRIVEGAEPVLLVTMHQHGDLEAFVNVSEEQIAASVLLWPCDEQPDRAAFNEFLLKAQKLVPLSNFGIATVDGRDFYELFGELATTSSLDTIVIELRALAENAIEAATDLRAGFTPAA, encoded by the coding sequence ATGACCGAAATCGCCTGGACCGTTCGCACCTTGAAGGCCGCGCTCGATGATAGCGAACCGGTGCGCGCGGGCGAATTCGGGCTGCGCATCGTCGAGGGCGCCGAACCGGTGCTGCTGGTGACGATGCACCAGCACGGCGATCTCGAAGCGTTCGTGAACGTCAGCGAGGAGCAGATCGCGGCATCCGTGCTGCTGTGGCCGTGCGACGAGCAGCCCGACCGCGCGGCGTTCAACGAATTCCTGCTGAAGGCGCAGAAGCTGGTGCCGCTGTCGAACTTCGGCATCGCGACGGTCGACGGGCGCGATTTCTACGAATTGTTCGGCGAACTGGCGACGACGTCGTCGCTCGACACGATCGTGATCGAGCTGCGCGCGCTCGCCGAGAATGCGATCGAAGCCGCGACTGACCTGCGCGCCGGCTTCACCCCCGCGGCCTGA
- a CDS encoding DUF2491 family protein: MFDRLFGRRSGSAEPELPAIRNITIGRTVVLDPLAWRRFGGALLFPFDSDTLQIVAQGVVQLDGGGFIHRFYTDEDVMFQAVTNDRAGQDVTDVTIFAPWESKYPTGRGERPAWRERLTARTFTDEGLPEYSRAWFGDEAERQDPVTFWEDLHDDRDGIVDRRIFQTCMLYARTVEGDGRELLLAIDQETEAGEVSFEIMLGMALELGEFRA; the protein is encoded by the coding sequence ATGTTCGATCGCTTGTTCGGCCGCAGGTCCGGTTCGGCGGAGCCGGAATTGCCCGCCATCCGCAACATCACCATCGGGCGGACGGTCGTGCTCGATCCGCTGGCGTGGCGACGGTTCGGTGGCGCGCTGCTGTTCCCGTTCGATTCGGATACGTTGCAGATCGTCGCGCAGGGCGTCGTCCAGCTCGACGGCGGCGGCTTCATTCACCGCTTCTACACCGATGAAGACGTGATGTTTCAGGCCGTCACCAACGATCGCGCCGGGCAGGACGTGACTGACGTGACGATCTTCGCGCCGTGGGAAAGCAAATACCCCACCGGTCGGGGCGAGCGCCCGGCCTGGCGCGAGCGGCTCACCGCGCGCACCTTCACCGACGAGGGCCTGCCCGAATACAGCCGCGCCTGGTTCGGCGACGAGGCCGAGCGGCAGGATCCGGTGACCTTCTGGGAAGATCTCCACGACGATCGCGACGGGATCGTCGATCGCCGCATCTTCCAGACGTGCATGCTGTACGCCCGCACCGTCGAGGGCGACGGCCGCGAGTTGCTGCTTGCGATCGATCAGGAAACCGAAGCAGGCGAAGTTTCGTTCGAGATCATGCTAGGGATGGCGCTGGAGCTCGGCGAGTTCCGCGCATGA
- a CDS encoding DUF350 domain-containing protein: MNAGYSFQDSAIAFLVAFVAAGLFTIAFKVIYQAATPYNERTLIRDGNVAAAITLGAALLGYILPLASALEHTVSLVEFAVWALLAGVIQIVTFTVVQRIVMRDLGERIVRGELAAAIYMASISLGVGLLNAACMSV; the protein is encoded by the coding sequence ATGAACGCAGGCTATAGTTTTCAGGACAGCGCGATCGCGTTCCTCGTCGCGTTCGTCGCTGCCGGGCTGTTCACGATCGCGTTCAAGGTGATTTACCAGGCCGCCACGCCGTATAATGAGCGCACGCTGATCCGCGACGGCAATGTGGCCGCAGCGATCACGCTGGGCGCGGCGCTGCTCGGCTACATCCTGCCGCTCGCCTCGGCGCTGGAACATACCGTCAGCCTCGTCGAATTCGCGGTGTGGGCGCTGCTGGCCGGCGTGATCCAGATCGTCACCTTCACCGTCGTGCAGCGGATCGTGATGCGCGACCTGGGCGAACGGATCGTCCGTGGCGAGCTGGCGGCGGCGATCTACATGGCGAGCATCTCGCTTGGCGTTGGCCTGCTCAACGCCGCGTGCATGAGCGTATGA
- a CDS encoding DUF1190 domain-containing protein, producing the protein MKRSQSIVLTTLMAGTGLSLSACEGPADTPVDARSYTSVAECRTAGAIPASQCETAFAEAQKANEQNAPRFDNKQTCEEQYGAAQCQPRNNGSFFTPLLTGFIVGQMLNGGGGYRGAPMYRDRDGNFYGGAGNRISRDYVSGRTQVGSSAFNASARAPTRVQSRSSVISRGGFGGGFGGGSFGG; encoded by the coding sequence ATGAAGCGCTCGCAATCGATCGTCCTCACCACGCTGATGGCCGGCACTGGCCTGTCGCTCAGCGCCTGCGAAGGCCCGGCCGACACGCCCGTCGACGCGCGCAGCTACACCAGCGTTGCCGAATGCCGCACCGCCGGCGCGATCCCCGCCAGCCAGTGCGAGACGGCCTTTGCCGAGGCGCAAAAGGCCAACGAGCAGAACGCGCCGCGCTTCGACAACAAGCAGACGTGCGAGGAGCAATATGGCGCCGCGCAGTGCCAGCCACGCAACAACGGCAGCTTCTTCACCCCGCTGCTGACCGGCTTCATCGTCGGGCAGATGCTGAACGGCGGCGGCGGCTATCGCGGTGCGCCGATGTACCGCGACCGTGACGGCAATTTCTACGGCGGCGCCGGCAACCGCATCAGCCGCGACTATGTCAGCGGCCGCACGCAGGTCGGCTCGTCGGCATTCAACGCTTCGGCCCGCGCACCCACGCGCGTCCAGTCGCGCAGCTCGGTGATCTCGCGTGGTGGCTTTGGCGGCGGCTTCGGCGGTGGAAGCTTCGGCGGCTAG
- a CDS encoding sensor domain-containing diguanylate cyclase, which yields MNDAQLHDDDGRLAALRRLAVLDTAIEEPFEKIVTLVRTVLAVPMATVTLVDRDRQWFKAKRGLEADETPRSISFCTHTIKQREPLIVENAQLDPRFAGTPLVAGPPHIRSYAGVPLRTPEGYNVGSLCAMDTRPRQFSPADIAILKNFANIVCDELELRLIAQLDHLTGALTRRGFVEQAEREIARSRRYDRPSALMMLDLDHFKSVNDTYGHAAGDQVLLQVTEIAKVALRPSDVFGRLGGEEFAVLLPETNGDEAFIVADRLREAIANYAVRLPNGEPLTVTASFGVAALGPAHTSFPAWLESADAMLYAAKSSGRNCARLAAAT from the coding sequence ATGAATGACGCGCAATTGCATGACGATGATGGGCGGCTGGCGGCATTGCGGCGTCTCGCCGTGCTCGATACCGCCATCGAGGAGCCGTTCGAAAAGATCGTGACGCTCGTCCGCACCGTACTTGCGGTGCCGATGGCCACGGTGACGCTGGTCGATCGCGATCGCCAATGGTTCAAGGCCAAGCGCGGGCTGGAAGCAGACGAAACGCCGCGGTCGATCTCGTTCTGCACCCACACCATCAAGCAGCGCGAGCCGCTGATCGTCGAGAATGCGCAGCTCGACCCGCGCTTTGCCGGCACGCCGCTGGTCGCAGGGCCGCCGCACATCCGCAGCTACGCCGGCGTCCCGTTGCGCACACCGGAAGGCTATAACGTGGGATCGCTGTGCGCGATGGACACGCGCCCGCGGCAGTTCAGCCCGGCCGACATCGCTATCCTCAAGAATTTCGCGAACATCGTCTGCGACGAACTCGAGCTGCGATTGATCGCGCAGCTCGATCATCTCACCGGCGCGCTCACGCGGCGCGGGTTCGTCGAGCAGGCCGAACGCGAGATCGCCCGGTCGCGTCGCTACGACCGCCCGAGCGCGCTGATGATGCTCGATCTCGATCACTTCAAGTCGGTCAACGACACCTACGGCCACGCCGCCGGCGATCAGGTGCTGCTCCAGGTGACCGAGATCGCCAAGGTCGCGCTCCGTCCCAGCGACGTGTTCGGCCGGCTCGGCGGCGAGGAATTCGCCGTCCTGCTCCCCGAAACCAACGGCGACGAAGCGTTCATCGTCGCCGATCGGCTACGCGAGGCGATCGCCAACTACGCCGTCCGGCTGCCGAACGGCGAGCCGCTGACCGTCACCGCCAGCTTCGGCGTCGCGGCGCTCGGGCCAGCGCACACCTCGTTCCCCGCCTGGCTCGAAAGCGCCGACGCCATGCTGTACGCCGCAAAGTCGTCCGGGCGAAATTGCGCGCGGCTGGCGGCGGCGACCTGA
- a CDS encoding c-type cytochrome, with the protein MIGARTTGSMMALALCGLAAPALAQDANAGATIFRQRCSLCHGAAPGARATLGPNLAGVGGRPAASTDFKYSAALKASKLTWDKATLDKFLTAPTKLVPGTRMVIATPDAAQRAQVIAYLLTLKP; encoded by the coding sequence ATGATCGGTGCGCGTACGACTGGATCGATGATGGCGCTGGCGCTCTGCGGCCTAGCCGCGCCCGCGCTGGCGCAGGACGCGAACGCCGGCGCGACGATCTTCCGCCAGCGCTGCTCGCTCTGCCACGGCGCGGCGCCCGGCGCCCGCGCTACCCTCGGCCCGAACCTGGCCGGCGTGGGCGGCCGCCCCGCCGCGAGCACCGACTTCAAATATTCCGCCGCGCTCAAGGCATCGAAGCTCACGTGGGACAAGGCGACGCTCGACAAGTTCCTCACCGCGCCAACCAAGCTCGTCCCCGGCACCCGCATGGTCATCGCCACGCCCGACGCTGCACAGCGCGCGCAGGTGATCGCCTACCTCCTGACGCTGAAGCCGTAA
- a CDS encoding xanthine dehydrogenase family protein molybdopterin-binding subunit, which yields MSRVQNVIVDSVRTALGWVPAGWLPGGTPDPLIGKRGEVGRQASRLDGAAKVKGQARFSAEVAMPGLCYATLVHSTVTRGRITRLDTAAAQAAPGVVLVVTHRNMPRITSPALISMTDTSAVGNSDLPILQDDKVHYNGQVVAVVVAETQEQADHAAALLEIGYETTPAETRFEAAKPGARIIPSILIDRNHLSVGRAERELANAAHKVDAIYRTPGHNHNAIELHALTVAWAGDELTVHDTTQMIAGEAATLAKVFGVKREQVRVLSPFVGGGFGGKGVWDHQIVAVAAARMVKRPLRLQLSREGVYRIIGGRTPTEQHVAIGADAEGRFTALLHDGWSVMPTYGACPEQYTLGSRAAYRSKSFEMIQRHIDLAVVPNTFMRAPGEAIGTFALESAVDELAHAMGLDPIALRLRNLPDKHPVSGAPFSQHAPVKAWQDGAGRFGWERRSPTPGDRRDGEWRIGMGCGSGSFPYIRMPGANVRLTIRRDGTAVIACSAQEMGMGTATVLAQQTADRLGLPLDAVSVEMGDSALPAAPMAGGSAQTVSLAGAILAAAEKLPAELLRLAGNDSPLAGLRPGEIRLGQEGIGSATDASRHESYRSILTRANRDVVTVTAAGTAPLEMLKFAMHSTAAMFCELRVSDVTGEVRIDRLLGSFDCGAILNPRTAASQFRGGMIMGLGLALTEETLFDERSGRIMNPSLADYHVPAHLDVPEIDVMWTDIPDPRSPLGARGIGEIGITGVAAAVANAVFNATGKRVRDLPITLDKIL from the coding sequence ATGAGCCGGGTACAGAATGTCATCGTCGATTCGGTCCGTACCGCGCTCGGCTGGGTGCCGGCGGGGTGGCTGCCCGGGGGCACGCCCGATCCGCTGATCGGCAAGCGCGGCGAGGTGGGGCGGCAAGCGTCACGGCTCGACGGCGCGGCAAAGGTGAAGGGGCAGGCGCGCTTCTCCGCCGAAGTGGCGATGCCCGGGCTCTGCTACGCGACGCTGGTGCACAGCACGGTGACGCGCGGGCGGATCACGCGGCTCGATACCGCGGCGGCGCAAGCGGCGCCGGGCGTGGTGCTGGTGGTGACGCATCGCAACATGCCGCGGATCACCAGCCCGGCGCTGATTTCGATGACCGACACCAGCGCGGTCGGCAACAGCGACTTGCCGATCCTGCAGGACGACAAGGTTCATTATAATGGCCAGGTGGTCGCGGTGGTGGTGGCCGAGACGCAGGAGCAGGCCGATCACGCTGCCGCGCTGCTCGAAATCGGATACGAGACCACGCCGGCCGAAACGCGGTTCGAGGCGGCGAAGCCCGGGGCGCGGATCATCCCTTCGATCCTGATCGACCGCAATCACCTGTCCGTCGGTCGCGCCGAGCGCGAGCTGGCCAATGCCGCGCACAAGGTGGACGCGATCTATCGGACGCCGGGGCACAACCATAATGCGATCGAGCTGCATGCGCTGACCGTTGCGTGGGCGGGGGATGAGCTGACCGTCCACGACACGACGCAGATGATCGCGGGCGAAGCGGCGACGCTCGCCAAGGTCTTCGGCGTGAAGCGCGAGCAGGTTCGCGTGCTGTCGCCGTTCGTCGGTGGCGGATTCGGCGGCAAGGGGGTTTGGGACCATCAGATCGTCGCAGTGGCGGCGGCGCGGATGGTCAAGCGCCCGCTGCGGCTGCAGCTGAGCCGCGAGGGCGTGTACCGCATCATCGGCGGGCGTACGCCGACCGAGCAGCATGTCGCGATCGGCGCGGATGCCGAGGGGCGGTTCACCGCGCTGCTGCACGACGGCTGGTCGGTGATGCCGACCTATGGCGCGTGCCCCGAGCAATATACGCTGGGATCGCGCGCGGCGTATCGCTCGAAGAGCTTCGAGATGATCCAGCGGCACATCGACCTGGCGGTGGTGCCGAACACGTTCATGCGCGCGCCGGGCGAGGCGATCGGCACGTTCGCGCTGGAAAGCGCGGTCGACGAGCTGGCACATGCGATGGGGCTCGATCCGATCGCGCTGCGGCTGCGCAATTTGCCCGACAAGCATCCGGTGTCGGGCGCGCCCTTCTCGCAGCATGCGCCGGTGAAGGCGTGGCAGGACGGCGCGGGGCGGTTCGGGTGGGAGCGGCGCTCGCCGACGCCAGGCGATCGGCGCGACGGCGAATGGCGGATCGGCATGGGCTGCGGCAGTGGCAGCTTCCCCTATATCCGGATGCCGGGCGCGAACGTGCGGCTAACGATCCGGCGCGACGGCACGGCGGTGATTGCTTGCTCGGCGCAGGAAATGGGCATGGGCACCGCGACGGTGCTCGCGCAGCAGACGGCGGATCGGCTCGGGCTGCCGCTCGACGCGGTGAGCGTCGAGATGGGCGATTCGGCGCTGCCGGCGGCGCCGATGGCGGGCGGATCGGCGCAGACGGTGTCGCTGGCCGGCGCGATCCTGGCGGCGGCGGAGAAGCTGCCGGCCGAGCTGCTGCGGCTCGCGGGCAACGACAGTCCGCTTGCTGGCCTCAGGCCGGGCGAGATCCGGCTGGGGCAGGAGGGGATCGGCAGCGCTACGGATGCGAGCCGGCACGAAAGCTACCGATCGATCCTGACGCGCGCCAATCGCGACGTGGTGACCGTCACTGCGGCAGGCACTGCGCCGCTCGAGATGCTGAAGTTCGCGATGCACAGCACCGCGGCGATGTTCTGCGAATTGCGCGTGAGTGACGTGACGGGCGAGGTGCGGATCGACCGGCTGCTGGGATCGTTCGACTGCGGCGCGATCCTCAATCCCCGGACGGCGGCAAGCCAGTTCCGCGGCGGGATGATCATGGGGCTTGGGCTCGCGCTGACCGAGGAGACGCTGTTCGACGAGCGCAGCGGGCGGATCATGAACCCGTCGCTCGCCGATTATCACGTGCCGGCGCACCTCGACGTGCCCGAAATCGACGTGATGTGGACCGATATCCCCGATCCGCGATCGCCACTGGGCGCGCGCGGGATCGGCGAGATCGGCATCACCGGGGTCGCTGCGGCGGTCGCCAATGCGGTGTTCAATGCGACGGGCAAGCGCGTGCGGGATCTGCCGATTACGTTGGACAAGATTCTTTAG
- a CDS encoding FAD binding domain-containing protein yields the protein MTPVSYLRASSAADAIAKLASDGHRALGGGTNLVDLMRKGVEAPSVLVDVSGLPDAIEEAADGGMMIGAAARNSAVAAHPMIRTRYPMLARAILAGASTQIRNMATMGGNLLQRTRCLYFADAAGSRCNKRAPGSGCDARGGFVRYNAILGGSPACIAAHPSDMAVALVALDARVHLASAGGTRVVPLTEFYRLPGDTPELETVLEPGEMIVAIELPPSELAARSAYRKVRDRASYAFALVSVAAGIVLDGDRIVDVRLGLGGVAPKPWRAVKAEAALRGELATPQAFAAAAAAELADAAPLPGNAFKVALAQRTLVAVLTELSGVRA from the coding sequence ATGACGCCGGTATCGTATCTGCGCGCGAGCAGCGCGGCCGACGCGATCGCGAAGCTTGCCAGCGATGGCCATCGCGCGCTGGGCGGGGGGACTAATCTGGTCGACCTGATGCGCAAGGGCGTCGAGGCGCCGAGCGTGCTCGTCGACGTTTCGGGGTTGCCGGATGCGATCGAGGAAGCGGCGGACGGCGGCATGATGATCGGGGCGGCGGCGCGCAACAGCGCGGTTGCGGCGCACCCGATGATCCGGACGCGCTATCCGATGCTGGCGCGCGCGATCCTGGCGGGCGCATCGACGCAGATCCGCAACATGGCGACGATGGGCGGCAATCTGCTGCAGCGGACGCGTTGCCTGTATTTCGCCGATGCGGCGGGATCGCGCTGCAACAAGCGCGCGCCTGGCAGCGGCTGCGACGCGCGGGGTGGCTTCGTGCGGTACAATGCGATCCTCGGCGGGTCGCCGGCGTGCATCGCGGCGCATCCGTCGGACATGGCGGTGGCGCTGGTGGCGCTCGATGCGCGCGTCCATCTGGCGAGCGCGGGCGGCACGCGGGTGGTGCCGCTGACCGAGTTCTACCGCTTGCCGGGGGATACGCCGGAACTGGAGACGGTGCTGGAACCGGGCGAGATGATCGTCGCGATCGAGCTGCCGCCGTCCGAGCTTGCGGCGCGATCGGCGTATCGCAAGGTGCGCGACCGGGCGAGCTACGCCTTCGCGCTGGTTTCCGTCGCGGCGGGGATCGTGCTGGACGGCGATCGGATCGTCGATGTGCGGCTTGGTTTGGGTGGCGTCGCGCCGAAGCCGTGGCGCGCGGTAAAGGCTGAGGCGGCGTTGCGCGGCGAGTTGGCGACGCCCCAGGCGTTCGCTGCGGCTGCCGCTGCCGAGTTGGCGGATGCTGCGCCGTTGCCGGGGAATGCCTTCAAGGTCGCACTGGCGCAGCGAACGCTCGTCGCCGTTCTCACCGAATTGAGCGGGGTTCGCGCATGA
- a CDS encoding 2Fe-2S iron-sulfur cluster-binding protein → MAIRINGTDIEPPEDARVSLLDLVRERRHLTGTKVGCNQGACGACTVLIDGERALSCLTLAVQVDGRSVTTIEGLGSDGLNPLQAAFLEHDGFQCGYCTPGQICAATAMLAELEAGLPSYITHDLAAPATLSREEVRERMSGNLCRCGAHNGIVDAIMAVAAERAA, encoded by the coding sequence ATGGCGATCAGGATCAACGGCACCGACATCGAGCCGCCCGAGGACGCGCGCGTCTCGCTGCTCGATCTAGTGCGCGAGCGGCGGCACCTTACCGGCACCAAGGTCGGCTGCAATCAGGGGGCGTGCGGCGCCTGCACGGTGCTGATCGATGGGGAGCGGGCGCTGTCTTGCCTGACGCTGGCAGTGCAGGTGGACGGGCGCTCGGTGACGACGATCGAGGGGCTGGGAAGCGACGGGCTGAACCCGTTGCAGGCGGCGTTTCTCGAACATGACGGCTTCCAGTGCGGCTATTGCACGCCGGGGCAGATTTGCGCGGCGACGGCGATGCTGGCGGAGCTTGAGGCAGGGCTGCCGAGCTATATCACGCACGATCTCGCCGCCCCCGCGACGCTGTCGCGCGAGGAAGTGCGCGAGCGGATGAGCGGCAATCTGTGTCGCTGCGGCGCGCATAACGGCATCGTCGATGCGATCATGGCGGTTGCCGCGGAGCGCGCGGCATGA
- a CDS encoding MarR family winged helix-turn-helix transcriptional regulator codes for MTTPTDEELAALGDAFDLFTRRYKLAEALGPEKPLNELDKQVLFYVARHPGCGPSDVARFLSVANTTISSATDRLVKRDLLARQRPAADRRAVALQLTPAGQGRVDRLAAMYGNLYRRMLGPLTAQERRDMIAMMTKITSADP; via the coding sequence ATGACGACGCCGACCGACGAGGAACTTGCTGCGCTGGGCGATGCGTTCGACCTGTTCACGCGGCGCTACAAGCTGGCCGAGGCGCTGGGGCCGGAAAAGCCGCTCAACGAACTCGACAAGCAAGTGCTGTTCTATGTCGCGCGGCACCCCGGCTGCGGGCCGAGCGACGTGGCGCGGTTCCTGAGCGTTGCGAATACCACGATTTCCTCGGCGACCGATCGTCTCGTGAAGCGCGACTTGCTCGCGCGGCAGCGGCCGGCGGCGGATCGGCGCGCGGTGGCACTGCAGCTGACGCCGGCGGGGCAGGGGCGGGTCGATCGGCTCGCGGCGATGTATGGTAATCTGTATCGGCGGATGCTCGGGCCGCTGACCGCGCAGGAGCGACGCGACATGATCGCGATGATGACGAAGATTACATCCGCCGATCCTTGA